A region from the Pempheris klunzingeri isolate RE-2024b chromosome 17, fPemKlu1.hap1, whole genome shotgun sequence genome encodes:
- the prmt1 gene encoding protein arginine N-methyltransferase 1 isoform X2 translates to MAAPTERMEGESSAKPAAEDMTSKDYYFDSYAHFGIHEEMLKDEVRTLTYRNSMFHNKHLFKDKVVLDVGSGTGILCMFAAKAGAKKVIGIECSSISDYAVKIVKANKMDDVVTIIKGKVEEVDLPVEGVDIIISEWMGYCLFYESMLNTVIYARDKWLKPDGLIFPDRATLYVTAIEDRQYKDYKIHWWENVYGFDMSCIKEVAIKEPLVDVVDPKQLVSSACLIKEVDIYTVKAEDLTFTSPFCLQVKRNDYIHALVTYFNIEFTRCHKRTGFSTSPESPYTHWKQTVFYLDDYLTVKTGEEIFGTISMKPNVKNNRDLDFTVDIDFKGQLCEMSKTSEYRMR, encoded by the exons GGGGAGAGCTCAGCCAAGCCTGCAGCCGAGGATATGACATCAAAGGACTACTACTTTGACTCATATGCCCACTTTGGCATCCACGAG GAGATGCTGAAAGATGAAGTTCGCACTCTGACCTACCGCAATTCCATGTTCCACAACAAGCATCTATTTAAGGACAAGGTGGTGCTGGACGTGGGTAGTGGGACTGGCATTCTCTGCATGTTTGCTGCCAAAGCTGGGGCCAAGAAGGTTATAGGG ATTGAGTGCAGCAGCATCTCTGACTACGCTGTGAAAATTGTCAAGGCCAATAAGATGGATGATG TTGTGACCATCATCAAGGGGAAGGTGGAAGAGGTGGACCTGCCTGTTGAAGGAGTAGACATCATCATATCAGAGTGGATGGGCTACTGTCTCTTCTACGAGTCCATGCTCAACACAGTCATTTATGCTAGGGACAAGTGGCTG AAACCAGATGGACTAATTTTCCCAGACAGGGCAACCCTATATGTCACTGCCATCGAAGACAGGCAGTACAAGGACTACAAAATCCACT gGTGGGAGAACGTGTATGGGTTTGATATGTCATGCATCAAGGAGGTGGCAATTAAGGAACCCCTGGTTGATGTGGTGGACCCCAAGCAGCTGGTCAGCAGTGCCTGCCTTATCAAG GAGGTGGACATCTACACAGTGAAGGCAGAGGACCTGACCTTCACCTCGCCGTTCTGCCTGCAAGTGAAGAGAAACGACTACATCCACGCCCTGGTCACCTACTTCAACATCGAGTTCACTCGCTGTCACAAGAGGACCGGCTTCTCCACCA GCCCAGAGTCGCCTTACACCCACTGGAAGCAGACTGTCTTCTACCTGGATGATTACCTGACTGTCAAGACTGGTGAGGAGATCTTTGGCACCATCAGCATGAAGCCAAATGTCAAGAACAAT AGAGATCTGGACTTCACCGTAGACATCGACTTCAAGGGTCAGCTGTGTGAGATGTCAAAGACATCAGAGTACAGGATGCGCTAg
- the prmt1 gene encoding protein arginine N-methyltransferase 1 isoform X1, translating to MAAPTERMEVSQGESSAKPAAEDMTSKDYYFDSYAHFGIHEEMLKDEVRTLTYRNSMFHNKHLFKDKVVLDVGSGTGILCMFAAKAGAKKVIGIECSSISDYAVKIVKANKMDDVVTIIKGKVEEVDLPVEGVDIIISEWMGYCLFYESMLNTVIYARDKWLKPDGLIFPDRATLYVTAIEDRQYKDYKIHWWENVYGFDMSCIKEVAIKEPLVDVVDPKQLVSSACLIKEVDIYTVKAEDLTFTSPFCLQVKRNDYIHALVTYFNIEFTRCHKRTGFSTSPESPYTHWKQTVFYLDDYLTVKTGEEIFGTISMKPNVKNNRDLDFTVDIDFKGQLCEMSKTSEYRMR from the exons GTTTCTCAGGGGGAGAGCTCAGCCAAGCCTGCAGCCGAGGATATGACATCAAAGGACTACTACTTTGACTCATATGCCCACTTTGGCATCCACGAG GAGATGCTGAAAGATGAAGTTCGCACTCTGACCTACCGCAATTCCATGTTCCACAACAAGCATCTATTTAAGGACAAGGTGGTGCTGGACGTGGGTAGTGGGACTGGCATTCTCTGCATGTTTGCTGCCAAAGCTGGGGCCAAGAAGGTTATAGGG ATTGAGTGCAGCAGCATCTCTGACTACGCTGTGAAAATTGTCAAGGCCAATAAGATGGATGATG TTGTGACCATCATCAAGGGGAAGGTGGAAGAGGTGGACCTGCCTGTTGAAGGAGTAGACATCATCATATCAGAGTGGATGGGCTACTGTCTCTTCTACGAGTCCATGCTCAACACAGTCATTTATGCTAGGGACAAGTGGCTG AAACCAGATGGACTAATTTTCCCAGACAGGGCAACCCTATATGTCACTGCCATCGAAGACAGGCAGTACAAGGACTACAAAATCCACT gGTGGGAGAACGTGTATGGGTTTGATATGTCATGCATCAAGGAGGTGGCAATTAAGGAACCCCTGGTTGATGTGGTGGACCCCAAGCAGCTGGTCAGCAGTGCCTGCCTTATCAAG GAGGTGGACATCTACACAGTGAAGGCAGAGGACCTGACCTTCACCTCGCCGTTCTGCCTGCAAGTGAAGAGAAACGACTACATCCACGCCCTGGTCACCTACTTCAACATCGAGTTCACTCGCTGTCACAAGAGGACCGGCTTCTCCACCA GCCCAGAGTCGCCTTACACCCACTGGAAGCAGACTGTCTTCTACCTGGATGATTACCTGACTGTCAAGACTGGTGAGGAGATCTTTGGCACCATCAGCATGAAGCCAAATGTCAAGAACAAT AGAGATCTGGACTTCACCGTAGACATCGACTTCAAGGGTCAGCTGTGTGAGATGTCAAAGACATCAGAGTACAGGATGCGCTAg